The sequence below is a genomic window from Candidatus Binatia bacterium.
AGGCGATGCTCCTCGGCTACGAGGCTCTCGATGTGGTCGCGTATCTCGGCGTCGTTCATGGACGAAACCCCCTTCGCGTCTGGCTAGCTGCGCGCAGCGGCTGCGCCGCTCCTCCCGCCGCGTCGCGCTCGCGCAAGAGAACGCCGAGCAAGAGATCGGCCGTCGTCGCGATACCCTCGTCGCGGCCGAGCAGTTCGAGCGCCGCGTCGAGGATAATGACGCCCGCCGGAAGGATATCGGCGCGCTGCGGCTTCATTCCGACGATCCGTTTGCGTTCTTCGAGCGGCATCTTCAGCAACCGTTCCAACGTGCGCTGCAGATCGCCGCGCTTCAGCGAATATGCCGAGGCCGGCGCGACGCGCCCGCGCACGATCGCGGCGGCCGTCGTAGCGGTTCCGCCGACGAGCGCCAACCGCTGCACCGGCGGCGACTCCTTGAGCGGCTGCAACGCGTCGACGGCAAGCGCGCGAGCCTTTGCAACGGCGTCGTCGCCGATCGCTCCGTCGCGTCCGGCGAGACTCGGCACGGCTTCGGTGAGGCGAACCGCGCCGATCTCGCACGAGATGACGTTATCGGGCTCGCTCGTGACGCCCGACGCATACTCGGTGCTCCCGCCGCCGAGATCGAGCACGCCGACGCGTTCGTCGCGTAACGCGCCGAGCGCGGTCAGCGCCCCGCGATACGAAGCGGCCGCCTCTTCTTCGCCCGAGAGAATGCGCAGCGGTACGCCGATCTGCGCCTCAAGGCGCCGCGAGAACTCGTCGCCGTTGTCGGCGCGGCGTATCGCGCTCGTGGCTATCGCGAAGAGCCGGACGTAATGCCCCCTGACGGAGCGCAGATGCTGCGCGACGGCATCGAGCGTGCGCCGCATCGGCTCGTCGCCGAGATGCCCGCGCGCGCCCAGCCCTTCACCGATGCGCGTTCCGATCGACCGCGCGACCTCGACGTGCGGATCTTCGGGTGCTAGGTCGGCGAGGAGCAGGCGCGTCGAGTTCGTGCCGATCGAGACGATCGCATGGCGCTTGCTCAACCGTGCTTCGCTTCAAAGAGCGCGGCGCGGCGTTTCTTCCGTAGGAAATGCCGTTCTGCAGCCGGCACGCCGTCGGCCGGCTCCCATTCCTCGGTGCTCTTGAGAAACGCCGCGATCTGGTCCTCGAGAGCGTCGTCGCTAATCTGCGGCGCGAGCGAGACCGCGCATCGCCGGCCGGCTCGCCGTACTTCGAACGCCAGCCGCTTCTTACCGAGGAGCGAACGGCGATAGAGATCGCGGTGGGTCTCGACGTCCGATGGGCTCGCGCTGGCGAGGTCGCCGTCGTCCAGCCGCACCGTCGCGCCGTATGCGTTGAGGTTGATGACGATGCCGCCCGCAGTGGCGCTCAAGGAGCGGTCGACGGCTGGGCCGGCGCGGGCTGGGGGGAGATGAAGATCAGGGCCTCGTTCGGGCGCACGAGGCGCAAGCGGTCGTGAATTTCAGGTATCGCGCCCTCGGGATCGCGCAGGCGCCGCAGTTCTTGCTGCTGTTCGTCGCGCCGGCGTGAGAGGTCGGAGATGTCGGAGCGGATCGCCGCAAGCTCGTGGGCCGCGGTGAGATTCTCGCCGAGCGCGCGGGCGAACTGGATCGTGATCAGCGTGCCGACCAGGAGCGCGATCGCCGCGGCCGTCAATCGGCCCGCGAAGCGGAGAACCTGGTTGCCGCGCCGCCTCAACCGGGGCTGCCTACGGGCTTCAGACCCTCGGTCTGCCACTCGCCCAATCGCCGGTACTTGCGGTAGCGCTCGTCCAAGAGTCTCTCGGGCGGGAGCGCCGCGTACCGCGTGATCGCCGAGTCCACCGCGTCGAGCGTGCGCGTCACCACGTCCTGGGCGTTGCGGTGAGCGCCTCCGAGCGGCTCTGCAACGATCTCGTCCACGATGCCGAAACGGCGCAAATCATCGGCTGTCAACTTCAACCGCGCCGCCGCTTCTTCCGCTTTGCTCGCATCGGACCAGAGAATCGCCGCGCAGCCCTCGGGCGACGCAACCGAGTAGGTGCTGTGCTCGAGCATCAGCACGCGATCCGCGATCGCGAGGGCCAGCGCGCCGCCGGATCCGCCCTCTCCGATCACCGTCGCGACGATCGGAACGCGCGCGGTCGCGAACGCCTGCAGGCAGGTTGCTATCGCCTCGGATTGCGCGTGTTCCTCGGAACTGATGCCGGGGTCGGCGCCCTTTGTGTCCACGAAGGTCACGACCGGCACGCCGAACCGAGCGGCGAGCCTCACCAGCCGCGTCGCCTTGCGATACCCCTCGGGGGCGGGCATGCCGAAATTGCGCCGCAGATTCTCCTTCGTATCGCGGCCGCGCTGCTGACCGATGACCATAACCGGGCGCGCTCTCAGTAGCGCGAAGCCGCCGACGATCGAGGGATCGTCGCGATAGTGACGGTCGCCGTGGAGCTCGTCGAACCGGTCGAACCGAGAGATGTAGTCGAGCGACGTCGGCCGGTCGGGATGGCGCGCCATGTGCACCTTCTCCCACGGCGAGAGCGTCCCGAAGAACTCCTTGAGCAGCTCCTGGTACTTCGCTTCGAGCGCGGCGATCTCGCTCGACATGTCGAGCGGCTGCGCGGCCGAGGCCTGGCGCAGTTCGGCGATGCTCTTCTCGAGCTCGACGAGACGCTTCTCGCGCTCGACGATCAGATTATTGCTCATGCCGCACGTACTCGAGCAGCCGAATGAGCGTCTCTTTCAACTTTCGCCGATCGACGACCATGTCGATCGCGCCCTTCTCCAATAGGAACTCGGCCGTCTGGAACTGGTCGGGCAGCCGCTGGCGTATCGTCTGCTCGATCACGCGCCGCCCGGCGAAGCCGATCATCGCCTTCGATTCGGCGACGATGACGTCGGCCTGGAACGCGAAGGATGCGGAGACGCCGCCGGTCGTCGGATCGGTGAGAACGACCGCGAAGAAGTTACCCTCTTCCATGAACGCCGCGACGGCCGCGGTCGTCTTCGCCATCTGCATGAGCGCCAGCATGCCCTCTTCCATGCGCGCGCCGCCCGAAGCCGAGAAGATAACGCACGGAACCTTGCGCTTGCGCGCCTCTTCGAGGAGCAGCGTAATCCGCTCGCCGGTGACGCGTCCCATCGTGCCGCCGCGAAAGTGGAAGTCCATGACGCCGAGGCCGACCGGGTGACCGCCGATCGTGCCGAAGCCGCAGACGACCGACTCCGAGAGACCGCTGCGTTCGCGATCGCCCTTCAGCTTCGCCGGATACGACTTCTTATCGGTCCAACCGAGCGGATCGCCGGCGACGACGTCTTGCCCGAGCTCGACGAACTCGCCGTCGAGAATCGAGGCGAGACGATCGTGGGCTCCCATGCGAAAGTGATGACCGCACCGATTGCAGACGTAGAGATTCGCCGCCAGGTCGCGCCGGTAGAGCACCTCGCCGCACTTCGGGCACTTGCTCCACAACGCCGCGTCGGAGTTTTGGACCTCCTTGTTGCGGCGCGTCGCCAGCCACTCGGGAATCGGCATCAGCCGTTACGCTCCTTCGCCGCCTGCGGGGAGAGCGACGCGGCGTAAAGCCGCGAGAGCTGTTTGAGATAGTTGAAGATCTCGCGCTGGTTGAGTTTCGACGTTCCTGCGACGCGATCGGTAAAGACGTACGGCACTTCGATCGCCCGTCCGTAATGCGCCTTCGCAATTACCTCCAAGCCGATCTTGAAGCCGATCGGATCGAGCGTCACGCCGTCGAGCGCCTCGCGCCGCACGAGGAAGTAGCCGCTCGTAACGTCCTTGACGTGCGTCAGCGGGCGCGCGAGCCAGCACGCGACGCGCGACGTGATGATGCGGCGCGCCGGCCAGTTCGCGATGCCGCCGCCCTCGACGTAGCGGCTGCCGACGGCCAGTCCGTACTGACCCGATTCGAGCGCGGCGACCATCTTCGGCAGTGCGGCGACGTCGTGGCTGAAATCGGCGTCCATCGCACCGAGCGCGACCGACTCGCTGCGAGCGATCTTCCAGCCGTCGATCACCGCGCTCGATAGGCCGAGCTTACCGCTGCGGTGTAGGCAGCGAACGGGCAGCGTCTTCGACAGCTCGTCGACGATCGCGCCGGTGCCGTCGGGCGAGTTGTCGTCAACGACGATCACCTCACCGTCGAGGGCATACGTGCGAAACGCAGTGTCGAGCGCGGCGAGCAACTTGCCGATGCCCGCGGCCTCGTTATAGGTCGGAATTACGATCGAAAACGGAAGTGACATGCCGATCGTTCTCTCTACGACGCGAAGGCGCCAATCACCGCCAGCAACGCGATCGCCGCGGTATCGGTTCGCAGAACGCGCCGGCCGAGGGAGATCGTCTGCGCCCCGGCACGCCGAGCCGATTCCGCTTCGTCGTGGGTAAAACCACCCTCGGGGCCGACGACGACGAGCGCGCGCCCCGCCGTCGGCAGTGCGGCTCCAAGACGCTCGTAGAGCGATCCCGGCGCCGCTAGTTCCCACGCGAAAAGCACCGCGTCGTAGGCCGCAAATCGCTCGAGCAGCGCGTCGAATCGCACGGGCTCGGCGACGTCCGGAACGTCGCGGCGCCCGCATTGTTGCGCGGCGCCGCGCGCCAGACGCCTCCATCGCTCGACCTGCTGCTCGCCGACGCCGCGGCGCACGCTGCGCTCGCAATAGAACGGAAGGAAGGCGCCCGCACCGAGTTCCGTGCCCTTCTCGATCACGTAATCCATCCGCCGGCCCTTCGGCACGGCCTGCGCGACGTCGGCGATCGGTCCGCGCAGCGGTTCGCCGCGAACGAGCCCGGCGAGCCGCGCGCGCACGACGGTCCCGACGTTTTCGAGCGATGCCGAGAACGCGGTCGCGCCCGAATCTATCACTTCGATCTCGTCGCCCTCGCGCAGGCGCAGCACCCGGACGATCTTGTGAGCGTCGCTGCCGCCGATCTCAACGATGCTCCCGATCTCCTTCGTGCCTTCGACGAAGAAACGGCGGGCGGTCACTCGGGGCGGAACGCATCCTTCACGCGCTCGAAGAACGTGCGCTCTTCGATCGCATCGCCGCCGGCGCGCGCGTACTCCTCGAGCACGCCGCGCTGGCGTTTGCTGAGTTTCGTCGGAACGACGACGTAGACGGTCACGTGATGGTCGCCGCGATGCGAGCCGCGCACGCTCGGCATTCCGAGCCCGCGCAACCGCAGCGTCGTGCCAGATTGCGTTCCGGGCGGAATCGTCAGCATCGCGTCGCCCCCGAGCGTCGGAACCCGGATCGACGAACCGAGCGCCGCCTGCGGAAAGCTCAGCGGTGCGTCGGCGAACGTGTCGCGGCCGTTGCGCTTGAAGACCCCGTGCGGCGCGATCTGCAGGTAGACGTAGAGGTCGCCCGGCGGGCCGCCGCGCGTCCCGGCCTCGCCGCTCCCGGCGATCTTGATGCGCGAGCCGTCGTCAACGCCGGCGGGAACGGTCACGTTCAATCTCGTCTCCACCTCGCGCCGCCCGACGCCGCCGCACCATTCACAAGGATGCGACGTAATGTGCCCCTCGCCGCGGCACTGAGCGCAGGGAGCCTGCGTGACGATCTGCCCGAGCGGAGTCTGCCGCATCGTGCGTATCGTTCCGCTTCCTCCGCAGGCGCCGCAGGAGACGACGACGGTTCCGGGCGCGGCACCGCTTCCGTTGCAGGTGGTGCAGTCGCCGAAGCGGTTGAAGACGATCTCTTTTGTCGCGCCGTGGAACGCCTCTTCGAGCGTAATCTGCTCGTCGTAGCGAAGGTCGGCGCCGCGTTCCGGTCCGGCGCGCCGCGGCCGCGCGCCGGCGCGCACGTTGCCGAAGAACATCTCGAAGATGTCGCCGAACGAGCCCGAGCCGAAGTTGAAGTCGCCGCCGCCCGCCGACGCGCCGTTGCCGACGACGCCGAAGCGATCGTACTGCTCGCGCTTGTGCGGGTCGGAGAGCACCTCGTACGCTTCGTTGATCTCTTTAAAGTGATGCTCGGCCTGCGACTTGTCGTCCGCGACGTCGGGATGGTGCCGGCGCGCGAGCTCTCGATACGCTCGTTTGATCGCATCCTTCGACGCGCCCCGGTCGACGCCGAGGACTTCGTAGTAATCCCGGGTCGGCATCTAGGCTAGCGGGAACTCCTCGACGTCCGAGAGACGGTGGCTCAACGTCTCCGCGGTACCGGCGGCGAGCGCGAGCAGACGCGCGTACGGCATCCGTCGCGGCCCGAGGATCGAGAGCATCCCCATCGCTTGGGTGCCGAAATGGTACGGAACCGTAACGACCGAGAGGTCTGCGAGCTCCTCGCTGCCGAGCTCGTGTCCGATCTTCACGCTCGCGGCGTCGGCGCTCGCCGCATCCGAGACGATCTGGTAGAGCGTCTTCTGCTCTTCGACGATGCGCAGTATCGAGCGCAGTTTTCGCAAATCCTGAAACTCGGGCTGATCGAGCAGGTTCTGCGCGCCGGCGGCCGCCACGGTGGGCTGTTCGCTCGAGCGCGCCGAGAGAACCGCAGCGACGACGGCATTGCGCAGGTCGTCGGAGACTCCGGCCTTCTGTGCCGCTTGCGCGATCTCGCTCTCGCCGACGTCGCGCAGCGTGCGATCGGCGAAGCGCGCGTTGAGCGCGTTCGAGAACCGCGTCAGATCGTCGGGCTGCACCTCGGCACCGAGCTCGAAGAGACTCTGCGCCGCGACGCCGATCGAGGTGACGACGATTGCGACGCCGGTGTGGGGCGAGAGCCAGATCAGTTGGATGTGCTTGAAGAGCGTCGCCTCTTGCTGCGGCTTCGTCACGAAGGCCAAGTTGTTCGAGAGACGGCCGAGCAGCCGGGTCGTATGCTCGATGATCTCGTCGAGCTCTCGCGTGGCGTCGCCGAGCTCGTCGCGGATGCGCCGGCGCTCGCCTTCGCTCAACTCCTCGGGCTGCATCAGGCTATCGACGTACGTGCGGTAGCCCGCGTCGGACGGAATCCGCCCGGCGGACGTGTGCGGCTGCACGAGATACCCCCCGGCCTCGAGCTCGGCCATCTCGTTGCGAACGGTCGCCGAGCTGATCCCGAGGTTGTACTTCTGCGTGAGGGACTGCGAGCCGACGGGCTCGGCCGTCGCTATGTACTCATAGACGACGGTCGCGAGGATATACGCCTTGCGCTTGTCCAGGCCTGACTTCTCTGCCACGCCCCCTACTGTAGCACTCCCGCCCCGGGAGTGCTAGCCGGGGGCGTCTCAGCTTGGGCTCGCTCGATTGCCCCGGCCAGCTCGTCCCAGTTCAGCCCCCCGACGGAGACGTAGGAGACGTCCCCGCTCGGGGCGAGCACGAGGGTGACCGGAACGGCCGAGACCGAGTAGATCCGGAAGACCGCTCCCTCGATATCCTCGACGAGCGGCAGCGCGATCTTCGCCGCCTGCAAGTACCGCGCGGCGACGTCGGGGCTCTCGTCGGAGATCGTCACGATCGCCACGGCGTCGCCGAAACGCTCGCGCGCGCGGACGAACTCCCGCAGTTCCTGCGTGCAAGCGTGGCACCACGTCGCCCAAAAATCTATGACGACGACTCGACCGCGAAGGTCGGAGAGCGACGTCGTGCCGTGCGCGGTGGGAAAGACGAAGTTCGGCGGCGGCAGATCGTAATGGATCGTCGCGAGGCCCGTTGCGGGCGCGGTGAGTGCCGCGAGAACGAGTGCAGCGAACATCTCGGTGCGCGGAATTTTCGGCAGGCATGGTCGTTCCGCCTAGGTAACGCTGCGCTCCATGACCAGCTCTGCGATCGAGGCGCTGCTCGAGGAGAGCCGCCGTTTTCCGCCGTCGCCGGAGTTCGCCGCTCAAGCGAACGCGGCGGCCGGAATCTACGAGGAGGCCGAACGCGATTACCTCGAGTTCTGGGCGTCGTGGGCGCGCAAGCTCGAATGGATAGAGCCGTTCGGCGTCACGTTGGAGTGGAACGAGCCGTTCGCAAAATGGTTCCCCGACGGCCGGCTCAACGTGTCGGCTAACTGCTTGGATCGCCACGTCCGCGACGGACGCGGCGAGCGCATCGCCTACTACTACGAGGGCGAGCCGGGCGATCGCCGCACGATTACCTATCGCGAGCTGCTCGACGACGTCTGCCGTTTCGCCAACGGGCTGCGCGCGCTCGGCATTCGGCGCGGAGACCGCGTCGCGATCTACATGCCGATGATTCCCGAACTCCCGGTCGCGATGCTCGCCTGCGCGCGCATCGGCGCCGCGCACTCGGTGATCTTCGGCGGCTTCTCGCCGGAGTCGATCGTCGATCGCGTCAACGACGCACAGTGCGCGGCGCTGATCACGGCCGATTTCGGCTGGCGCCGCGGAGCGAAGGTTCCGCTCAAGCGCAACTGCGACGTCGCGATGGAGCGCACGCCGTCGATCAAACGCTGCATCGTCGCGCGCCGCGTCGGCGACGACGTCTTCATGCACGAGGGACGCGACTACTGGTGGGACGAGGTCGTCGCGGGGCAGCCGGCGGACTGCGAGCCGGAGGCGATGGGGGCGGAGGATCTGCTCTTTCTCTTATACACGAGCGGCACGACCGCGAAGCCGAAGGGAATCAAACACACGACCGGCGGCTATCTGACGCACGCGGCGATGAGCCACAAGCTCGTCTTCGATTTAAAAGAAGAGCGCGACGTCTACTGGTGCACCGCCGACATCGGTTGGGTGACGGGCCATTCGTATATTGTCTACGGACCGCTGGCAAACTGCGCGACGAGCGTCCTCTATGAAGGCACGCCCGACTTCCCCGAAAAGGATCGCTTCTGGGATATCGTCGAGCGTTACGGCGTCACGATCCTCTACACCGCTCCGACCGCGATCCGCACGTTCATGAAATGGGGCCCGCAGTACCCCGCGCGTCACGATCTTTCGTCGCTGCGTGTGCTCGGCACCGTCGGCGAGCCGATCAATCCCGAAGCATGGATCTGGTATCGCGAGTGGATCGGCGGCAATCGCGTTCCCGTCGTGGATACGTGGTGGCAGACGGAGACCGGCGGCATCATGATCGCGCCGCTGCCGGGCGTGACGACGCTTCTTCCCGGCAGCGCCACGAAGCCGTTGCCGGGCATCGCGGCCGACGTCGTCAACGATCGCGGAGAATCGGTGCCGCTCGGCGGCGGCGGTTACGTCGTGCTGACGCGCCCGTGGCCGGGCATGTTGCGCGGCATCTGGGGCGACGACGAACGCTACGAGCAGACGTATTGGTCGCGCTTCCCGCATCTCTACTTCGCCGGCGACGGCGGCCATCGCGACGCCGACGGCAACTTCTGGTTCATGGGGCGCATCGACGACGTGATGAACGTCAGCGGTCACCGCATCTCGACGACCGAGGTCGAGAGCGCGCTCGTCGATCACCCGGCCGTCGCCGAAGCCGCGGTCTGCGGCAAGCTCGACGACGTTACCGGCCAGGCCGTCTACGCGTTCGTCTCGCTCAAGGGCGGCGAGACCGGATCGCCCGCGTTTGCCGACGAGCTGCGCGACCACGTCGGCGCGAAGCTCGGCAAGTTCACGCGGCCGAAGTACGTCACGTTCACGCAGGAGCTGCCGAAGACGCGCAGCGGCAAGATCATGCGGCGTCTGCTGCGCGACATCGCCGAAGGGCGCTCGCTCGGCGACACGACGACGCTCGCCGATTCGTCGATCGTCAAGGAGCTGCAAGAGCGCGCGAAGGTCGAGGTCACGCAGGACGAGTAGCGGCGAAGAACGCCTCGAGATCGTCGAGATGCTCGATGCGCGTGGCCGGCGGTAACGCGGAGAGGATCGTCTCGCCGTAACGCGTCGAGGCGGCGCGGCCGTCGAGGAGCGCGACGAGACCGCGATCGCTGACGCTGCGAATCAGCCGGCCGAAGCCCTGCTTGAGGCGCACCGTCGCGGCCGGAATCATGTAGTGCTCGAACCCGTCGAGCCCGCGCTCCTCGAGCGCGCGCACGCGCGCCATCACGAGCGGATCGCTCGGCGACGGGAACGGAAGCCGGTCGATGATGACGCACGAAAGCGCGTCGCCGACGATGTCGATGCCCTCCCAGAAGGTCGCCGTGCCGAAGAGCACCGCGCCGGGCGTGCGCCGGAACCATTCGAGGAGATGGGCGCGCGGCAGCTCTCCCTGCAGGCGCATCGGGAACGCGAGCCGATCGCGCACGAGCGCGTGCACCTCGCGCAGCCGCGCGTACGACGTAAAGAGGACGAAGGCGCGGCCGCCGGTGCGGTCGAGACACTCCTCGACGAGCGGCGCCGCGCGGCGCGCGAACTCCGACGACTTCGGATTGACCTCGGCGGGAGCGATGAAGAGGCGAGCTTGCCGGGCGTAATCGAAGGGCGACGGGGCGATCAGCTCTTGCGCGTCGTCTATCCCGAGCGTCCGGCGGACGAACTCGAAGGAACGATGCGTCGCGAGCGTCGCGCTCGTCAGCACGACGCTCTGCGCGCGCGCGAAGAGCGCCGCGCGCAGAAAATCGGCGACCTCGTGCGGGGCGCAGTTCACGCAGAAGCGGCCGTCGCCGTCGCCGCGCTCGGCCCACGCGATCGTCTCGGGAACCCCCGCCTGCGCGCGATCTATCACCGCCTCGTGCGCGAGCACGGAGCGCAGCGCCAGATCGCGGCGGCGTTCGGCCTCGCCGGGGACGTCGGCGTTTCTCTTCAGGCCGGCGACGGCGTTGGCGAAGAGCCAGTTTTCGAGCCGGTAGAGCGCGAGTCGCAGCACCTCGAGCGCCGGCCCCGCGTCTTCGTTGGCCGCGAGGGGATAGCGATCGGCCGGCACGAGCGCGAGCGCCCCCTCGAGACGGCGCACGCCGTCTTCGAACTCGCGGTCGAAATCCGAGGGCAGTTCGTAGGCGCGGCGGATCTTGCGAAGCATCCGTCCGATCGTCGCGCCCGAGAGCACGGCGGTCAGCGCGTCGGTGGCCCATCGTTCGCATTGGTGCGCCTCGTCGAGCACGACGACGTCGTACGGCGGGAGCAACCCGCCGCCGACGGCGAGGTCGAGAAAGAAGAGCGCGTGGTTGACGACGACGAGATCGGCGTACTTTGCCTGCTCGCGCTTCTGAAAGAAGAAACAATCGCGAAATTGCGAGCAGATCTCGCCGACGCACTCGTCGGCATCGGCGTCGAGCTGCTCCCATTCGTCGGCGGGAGGAACGAAGGCGAGTTCGGCGCGGTCTCCGCTCTCGGTGCGGTCGGCCCACTCCCAGACGCGCTGCATCGAGCGCGACGACGCGAGCAGACGATCGGCGCGCATCCGCTCGAGCTTCTGGCGGCATAGATAGTGCGAGCGCCCCTTGAGCAGCGTGACGCGAACCGGCTCGCCGAGGGCCTTTTCGACGAGCGGGATGTCTTTCTGAACGAGCTGCTCCTGCAGCGCGATCGTGCCGGTCGAGAGCACGACCTTCTTCCCGCTCCGGACCGCCGGAACGAGATACGCAAGCGACTTGCCGACGCCGGTGCCCGCTTCGACGATCGTGTGCATCCCCTCGAGCATGCCGCGCTCGACGAGCTGCGCCATCTGCAGCTGTCCGTCGCGCGGCTCGTAGGCGTCGAGCGTTCGCGCGATTGGGCCGGAGGCTCCGAAGATCTCCTCGAGATTAGGGAGCATCTTCGTACTCTGTCTCGAGCTCCCGTCCGGTGTGCGCGTCCACGACGACCGGTGCGACGCGGCGCGGCGGCGAGTACATCGCGAAGGTCAGCACGAAGCCGGCGAGCAGCCCGGCGACGTGGGCTTGCCACGAGATCGCCGGCACGGTGAACGTGATGATCAGATTGATCACCAAGATGCCGATGTTGGAGCGTACGAGTTCCATCCCGGGCTTGCCGAGTTTGAACCCGATCGCGAAGAGCGCGCCGAAGAGCCCGAAGATCGCGCCGCTCGCGCCGACCGTCGCGACGAGAGGATTGCTGAAGTAGACGACGCCGAGGCCCGACGCCACGAGCGAGACCATGTAGACGAGCAGCATCCGCCACGACCCGAGCGCGAACTCGATGAAGCGTCCGAGAAACCAGAGCGACATCATGTTCACGCCGATGTGGATGAGACCGCCGTGCAAGAATGCGCCGGTCAGGATGCGCCACCACTGCCCGTTCTGGAGCACGAGCTGCGGAATGAGCGCGCCCTCGGCTAGCACGCGCTGCATCCCGCTATCGTCGGTTCCGAATCCGGTGAGCATCCCCGGACCGC
It includes:
- a CDS encoding 16S rRNA (uracil(1498)-N(3))-methyltransferase, producing MTARRFFVEGTKEIGSIVEIGGSDAHKIVRVLRLREGDEIEVIDSGATAFSASLENVGTVVRARLAGLVRGEPLRGPIADVAQAVPKGRRMDYVIEKGTELGAGAFLPFYCERSVRRGVGEQQVERWRRLARGAAQQCGRRDVPDVAEPVRFDALLERFAAYDAVLFAWELAAPGSLYERLGAALPTAGRALVVVGPEGGFTHDEAESARRAGAQTISLGRRVLRTDTAAIALLAVIGAFAS
- the dnaJ gene encoding molecular chaperone DnaJ; its protein translation is MPTRDYYEVLGVDRGASKDAIKRAYRELARRHHPDVADDKSQAEHHFKEINEAYEVLSDPHKREQYDRFGVVGNGASAGGGDFNFGSGSFGDIFEMFFGNVRAGARPRRAGPERGADLRYDEQITLEEAFHGATKEIVFNRFGDCTTCNGSGAAPGTVVVSCGACGGSGTIRTMRQTPLGQIVTQAPCAQCRGEGHITSHPCEWCGGVGRREVETRLNVTVPAGVDDGSRIKIAGSGEAGTRGGPPGDLYVYLQIAPHGVFKRNGRDTFADAPLSFPQAALGSSIRVPTLGGDAMLTIPPGTQSGTTLRLRGLGMPSVRGSHRGDHHVTVYVVVPTKLSKRQRGVLEEYARAGGDAIEERTFFERVKDAFRPE
- the acs gene encoding acetate--CoA ligase, whose protein sequence is MTSSAIEALLEESRRFPPSPEFAAQANAAAGIYEEAERDYLEFWASWARKLEWIEPFGVTLEWNEPFAKWFPDGRLNVSANCLDRHVRDGRGERIAYYYEGEPGDRRTITYRELLDDVCRFANGLRALGIRRGDRVAIYMPMIPELPVAMLACARIGAAHSVIFGGFSPESIVDRVNDAQCAALITADFGWRRGAKVPLKRNCDVAMERTPSIKRCIVARRVGDDVFMHEGRDYWWDEVVAGQPADCEPEAMGAEDLLFLLYTSGTTAKPKGIKHTTGGYLTHAAMSHKLVFDLKEERDVYWCTADIGWVTGHSYIVYGPLANCATSVLYEGTPDFPEKDRFWDIVERYGVTILYTAPTAIRTFMKWGPQYPARHDLSSLRVLGTVGEPINPEAWIWYREWIGGNRVPVVDTWWQTETGGIMIAPLPGVTTLLPGSATKPLPGIAADVVNDRGESVPLGGGGYVVLTRPWPGMLRGIWGDDERYEQTYWSRFPHLYFAGDGGHRDADGNFWFMGRIDDVMNVSGHRISTTEVESALVDHPAVAEAAVCGKLDDVTGQAVYAFVSLKGGETGSPAFADELRDHVGAKLGKFTRPKYVTFTQELPKTRSGKIMRRLLRDIAEGRSLGDTTTLADSSIVKELQERAKVEVTQDE
- a CDS encoding acetyl-CoA carboxylase carboxyltransferase subunit alpha, with amino-acid sequence MSNNLIVEREKRLVELEKSIAELRQASAAQPLDMSSEIAALEAKYQELLKEFFGTLSPWEKVHMARHPDRPTSLDYISRFDRFDELHGDRHYRDDPSIVGGFALLRARPVMVIGQQRGRDTKENLRRNFGMPAPEGYRKATRLVRLAARFGVPVVTFVDTKGADPGISSEEHAQSEAIATCLQAFATARVPIVATVIGEGGSGGALALAIADRVLMLEHSTYSVASPEGCAAILWSDASKAEEAAARLKLTADDLRRFGIVDEIVAEPLGGAHRNAQDVVTRTLDAVDSAITRYAALPPERLLDERYRKYRRLGEWQTEGLKPVGSPG
- a CDS encoding polyprenol monophosphomannose synthase — encoded protein: MSLPFSIVIPTYNEAAGIGKLLAALDTAFRTYALDGEVIVVDDNSPDGTGAIVDELSKTLPVRCLHRSGKLGLSSAVIDGWKIARSESVALGAMDADFSHDVAALPKMVAALESGQYGLAVGSRYVEGGGIANWPARRIITSRVACWLARPLTHVKDVTSGYFLVRREALDGVTLDPIGFKIGLEVIAKAHYGRAIEVPYVFTDRVAGTSKLNQREIFNYLKQLSRLYAASLSPQAAKERNG
- a CDS encoding TlpA disulfide reductase family protein, whose amino-acid sequence is MFAALVLAALTAPATGLATIHYDLPPPNFVFPTAHGTTSLSDLRGRVVVIDFWATWCHACTQELREFVRARERFGDAVAIVTISDESPDVAARYLQAAKIALPLVEDIEGAVFRIYSVSAVPVTLVLAPSGDVSYVSVGGLNWDELAGAIERAQAETPPASTPGAGVLQ
- the hrcA gene encoding heat-inducible transcriptional repressor HrcA, translating into MAEKSGLDKRKAYILATVVYEYIATAEPVGSQSLTQKYNLGISSATVRNEMAELEAGGYLVQPHTSAGRIPSDAGYRTYVDSLMQPEELSEGERRRIRDELGDATRELDEIIEHTTRLLGRLSNNLAFVTKPQQEATLFKHIQLIWLSPHTGVAIVVTSIGVAAQSLFELGAEVQPDDLTRFSNALNARFADRTLRDVGESEIAQAAQKAGVSDDLRNAVVAAVLSARSSEQPTVAAAGAQNLLDQPEFQDLRKLRSILRIVEEQKTLYQIVSDAASADAASVKIGHELGSEELADLSVVTVPYHFGTQAMGMLSILGPRRMPYARLLALAAGTAETLSHRLSDVEEFPLA
- the accD gene encoding acetyl-CoA carboxylase, carboxyltransferase subunit beta; its protein translation is MPIPEWLATRRNKEVQNSDAALWSKCPKCGEVLYRRDLAANLYVCNRCGHHFRMGAHDRLASILDGEFVELGQDVVAGDPLGWTDKKSYPAKLKGDRERSGLSESVVCGFGTIGGHPVGLGVMDFHFRGGTMGRVTGERITLLLEEARKRKVPCVIFSASGGARMEEGMLALMQMAKTTAAVAAFMEEGNFFAVVLTDPTTGGVSASFAFQADVIVAESKAMIGFAGRRVIEQTIRQRLPDQFQTAEFLLEKGAIDMVVDRRKLKETLIRLLEYVRHEQ